One window of Nymphaea colorata isolate Beijing-Zhang1983 chromosome 1, ASM883128v2, whole genome shotgun sequence genomic DNA carries:
- the LOC116248422 gene encoding probable RNA 3'-terminal phosphate cyclase-like protein: MVKISFTRLHGCQQFRLRLLLSTLSNNPIIIDDIRSDDSSPGLRPYEISLLRLLEKLSDDCVVEINETGTKLKYKPGVLLGGRNLTHDCGPSRSIGYFLEPLIVLGLFGKRNLSITLKGITNDNVDPCVDTFRMTTLHMLKHFGVPLEGLELKIISRGSPPLGGGEVHLQVPIVHSSLSAVNWVDEGMVKRIRGVTYSTKVSPQMENRMVNSARGIFNPILPDVYIFTDHKSGPQAGRSPGYGISVVAETTTGSLISAEASACYSGGYGVDTIVGEEGKHAPTPPEDLGVQAASLLLEEIKQGGVVDSTHQGLLFLLCALCPQDVSKVRVGKLSPYAVQTLRNIRDFLGVKFVIKADPTTNTVVLKCVGCGLKNLSRKMS, translated from the exons atggTGAAAATATCGTTCACACGGCTCCATGGCTGCCAGCAGTTCCGGCTGCGCCTCCTCCTCTCAACGCTCTCCAATAACCCCATCATTATCGACGACATCCGGTCCGACGACTCCTCCCCTGGCCTCCGCCCGTACGAGATATCCCTGCTCCGCCTCCTGGAGAAGCTATCCGACGATTGCGTCGTTGAAATCAATGAAACCG GCACGAAACTCAAGTACAAGCCGGGGGTTCTTTTGGGAGGGAGGAACCTGACGCATGACTGTGGGCCGAGCCGTTCAATCGGCTATTTCCTGGAGCCATTGATCGTGCTGGGACTCTTTGGCAAGCGAAATCTTTCCATCACTCTTAAAG GAATTACAAATGATAATGTTGATCCCTGTGTTGACACTTTTAGAATGACCACCTTGCATATGCTCAAGCATTTTGGAGTGCCATTAGAAGGATTGGAATTGAAAATTATAAGCCGAGGATCTCCTCCCCTTGGTGGTGGAGAAGTGCATCTACAAGTTCCAATTGTTCATAGCAGTTTATCT GCAGTAAATTGGGTTGATGAAGGAATGGTGAAGCGCATTCGAGGAGTAACCTATTCCACAAAAGTATCTCCTCAGATGGAAAATCGTATGGTTAATTCTGCCAGGGGTATTTTCAACCCTATCCTTCCTGATGTGTATATTTTCACGGATCATAAATCAGGCCCACAAGCTGGAAG GTCTCCAGGCTATGGCATATCAGTAGTTGCTGAGACTACGACTGGATCCCTAATATCAGCTGAAGCATCAGCTTGTTACTCTGGTGGATATGGTGTAGACACCATTGTAGGTGAAGAAGGCAAACATGCTCCAACACCTCCTGAGGACCTGGGAGTTCAAGCTGCATCCCTGCTTCTGGAAGAGATTAAGCAGGGTGGGGTGGTCGATTCAACACACCAG GGTCTGCTGTTTCTTCTGTGTGCATTATGCCCACAAGATGTTTCGAAGGTCCGGGTTGGGAAGCTCTCGCCTTATGCAGTACAGACATTAAGAAACATAAGAGATTTTCTTGGTGTCAAGTTTGTGATCAAAGCAGACCCCACAACGAATACTGTGGTTTTGAAATGTGTAGGCTGCGGTTTAAAGAACCTCTCAAGGAAGATGTCATGA
- the LOC116246054 gene encoding probable polygalacturonase At3g15720, which yields MDPSTFLPSLQAFCVVLLISILNFSHCVAASETQIFHSSFDVVEFGAVGDGRTIDTTAFLKAWEVACRTAGPVKLVIPYRRTFLLGPVYFNGNCRAHSIHVQILGNIVAPASPSSWAGQSTSHWLSFYQVQNLVIDGTGTIDGRGSAWWDCKRRSDQALEIINCRRVKLSGITSLNSQGVHVKIVFSQYVTVSNIKIIAPEESPNTDGINMGASQYVDIHDCNIQTGDDCIAMLGGSKFINISRISCGPGHGVSIGSLGRYSDMDIVEHVYVTDVNFYGTTNGARIKTWQGGNGLVTDVVFKNLFFWRAQNPIIIDQFYCPNQKSCPIYREAVKIQGVSFIRAVGTTTSDVAINLKCSDTVPCTDIVLKYVNLQAADPHEKTKAYCSNTRGWSSSIVLPRVPCLYSL from the exons ATGGATCCTTCcaccttccttccttctttacAAGCCTTCTGTGTGGTACTATTGATCTCCATTCTGAACTTCTCCCACTGCGTTGCTGCGTCTGAAACTCAGATCTTCCATTCGAGCTTCGACGTCGTTGAGTTTGGTGCTGTTGGTGACGGGAGGACCATTGATACCACG GCGTTTCTAAAAGCATGGGAAGTAGCATGCCGGACAGCAGGCCCGGTGAAACTGGTCATCCCTTACAGAAGAACCTTCTTGCTTGGTCCAGTCTACTTCAATGGCAACTGCCGCGCTCATTCCATTCACGTCCAA ATACTGGGGAACATAGTCGCACCTGCTTCTCCTTCCAGTTGGGCGGGCCAGAGCACATCACACTGGCTTTCTTTCTACCAAGTGCAAAACTTAGTGATCGACGGCACGGGCACGATCGACGGCCGGGGCTCTGCTTGGTGGGATTGTAAACGCCGTTCAGATCAG GCTCTTGAAATCATTAACTGCCGGCGTGTTAAATTGAGTGGTATTACCTCTCTCAACAGCCAAGGTGTGCATGTGAAGATAGTGTTCAGCCAGTATGTTACTGTCTCCAACATCAAGATAATAGCACCAGAAGAGAGCCCAAACACAGACGGTATCAATATGGGTGCCTCTCAGTATGTAGATATCCATGATTGCAACATTCAGACAG GGGACGACTGCATTGCCATGTTGGGTGGTTCAAAATTCATCAACATATCCAGAATCTCCTGCGGACCAGGTCACGGAGTCAG CATCGGAAGCCTCGGCAGATATTCGGACATGGACATTGTAGAACATGTTTATGTCACTGATGTCAATTTCTATGGCACTACTAACGGTGCTCGGATCAAAACATGGCAG GGAGGCAATGGATTGGTGACAGACGTAgtgttcaagaaccttttctTTTGGAGAGCCCAAAATCCAATCATTATCGACCAATTCTATTGTCCTAACCAGAAAAGCTGCCCAATTTAT AGAGAAGCTGTGAAAATACAAGGCGTGAGCTTCATCAGGGCGGTCGGGACGACGACGAGCGATGTGGCTATCAACCTGAAGTGCAGCGACACCGTTCCTTGCACAGACATTGTGCTAAAGTACGTGAACTTGCAAGCTGCAGATCCCCATGAGAAGACGAAGGCCTACTGCTCCAACACTCGAGGGTGGTCCAGCAGCATCGTCCTCCCCCGTGTCCCCTGTCTATACAGCCTGTAG